The Thiohalorhabdus sp. Cl-TMA genome contains the following window.
AGAAGCTGAACGTCGACAGTCTGGAGGACCTGGAGGAGGCCGCCCGGGCGGGCAGGATCCACGAGGTGGAGCGATTCGGGGAAAAGACCGAGAAGGCCATCCTCGAGGAGATCGAGAAGATCCGCAGCGGCGGCAAGAAACGTACCCGTCTGGCGGATGCCGAGGAGGTGGCCCGGCCCCTGGTGGCGTACCTGGCGGAAGCGGAGGGGGTGGAGGCCATCGAGGTGGCCGGGAGCTTCCGTCGGCGCAAGGAGACCGTCGGCGACCTGGATATCCTGGCTTCCTGCGGGGACAGCGGACCGGTAATGGAGCGCTTCGTGACCCACGAGGATGTGACGGAGGTGGTATCCCGGGGCAGCACGCGCTCCACGGTGCGTCTGAGCTCGGGGATGGATGTGGACCTGCGGGCCATCCACGGACGCAGCTACGGGGCGGCGCTGCACTATTTCACGGGGTCGCAGGCGCATAACATCGCCGTACGGCAAAGGGGGCTGGAGCGGGGATACAAGGTCAACGAGTACGGGATCTTCGCCCATGACCGGGACGAGGAGCCGGTGGCCGGCGCCACCGAGGAGGAGGTCTACGGCCGGGTGGACCTGCCCTGGATACCGCCCGAGCTGCGCGAGGACCGCGGGGAGATCCAGGCGGCCGAGAAAGGAGCGCTCCCGCGGCTGGTTACCAGGAAGGCGCTGCGGGGGGATCTGCACGCCCATACCAACGCCACGGACGGCGCCGATTCCCTGCGGGACATGGCCCGGGCGGCGGCGGAGGCGGGTCACGAGTACCTGGCCATTACCGACCACTCCAAACGGGTTTCCATGGCCCACGGCCTGGACGCCGACCGGCTGCGGCGCCAGGGCGAGGAGATCGATCGGCTCAATGAGGAGCTGAACGGCATCACCCTGCTGAAGGGAAGCGAGGTGGACATCCTGGAGGACGGCAGGCTCGACCTGCCCGACGATGTCCTGGCGGGACTGGATGTCACCGTGTGCTCCATCCACTACCGGTTCAATCTGCCCCGCGACAAGCAGACGGACCGCATCATCCGGGCCATGGACAACCCCCACTTCCGCATCCTCGGCCATCCCAGCGGCCGCGCGATCAACGAGCGGGAGCCCTTCGAGCTGGACATGGAGCGCCTGGTGGAGGCGGCGGCGGAGCGCCATTGCGCCCTGGAGGTGAACGCCCAGCCCGCGCGGCTGGACCTCCGGGATATGGATTGCATGCTGGCCCGGGAGCGCGGTGCCAAGCTGGTCCTCTCCACCGATGCGCACAATACCTACAACCTGGGGCTACTGGGCTACGCGGTGGACCAGGCCCGAAGGGGGTGGGCCGAGGCCGGCGACGTGATCAACACCCGGGGCCTGGAGGATCTGCGCGCCCTGCTGCGCCGCGGCTGAGACTGTAAGGTTGCGAAACCATGCCCGAGCTGCCCGATGTGGAGGTTTTCAAGCGTCGTTTCGACGAGACTGCCCTCCACCAGACCGTCGGCGGCCTGGAAGTCCGGGATTCGGGGGTGCTGGCGTATCACGGCCCCGGGGATCTGGAGCGGCGGCTGCAGGGACGCTCCTTCGAAAGCTCCCACCGGCACGGCAAGCGGCTGTTCGCCGGCATGAGCGGCGGCGAATGGCTGGAGCTGCATTTCGGCATGACGGGCAGCCTGGCCTACGTGGCCGACCCCGATGATGCGCCCCCCTACACGAAGGTCCTGCTCCGGCTGGAGAACGGCCGCTATCTGGGCTTCGTGGATTCCCGAAAATTGGGCCATCTGGCCCTGATCGCCGATCTGGACGCCCGCCTGAAGGAGCAGGGCCTAGGGCCGGATGCCTACGGCCTGGATCCCGACGCATTCCTGGAGCTGGCGAAAAAGCAGCGGGGTCAGGCCAAGTGCTGGCTCATGGACCAGGGGAAGATGGCGGGCATCGGCAACGTCTATTCGGACGAGATCCTGTTCCAGGCCGGCATCCATCCCAAACAGCCGGTGAAAGCGCTTTCCGATTCCGCGCTCCTGAATTTGCACGGAAGCCTGCGGCGGGTGGTGGACGACGCGGTGGACGCGGCGATGCACACGAAGGGCATACCGGCGGACTTCCTTGTTCCCCACCGCGAGCCGGGAGGCGAATGCCCCCGCTGCGGAGCGGCTCTGGATACCGTGAAGGCCTGTGGCCGCACTGCGTATTTTTGCCCCAAATGCCAACCGGGAACCTTCGGAGGCGGCTGACCGTCCGGCCCGGAGCCCTGCCGGGAATGCGGGTAACCCCGTAAAATATTACCGTTATCCCCTATATTTTGAGTGAAACCGGAAAAATGGACAGTGGAGGCATGGAAATTCCGCTGTCACTGGGAAAGGTATTTCCATTTGCCAGGGTCTCTGCCATGTCCTACCGTGGACTGAAGGACGGATGGAGCCCACTGGCGAGCAGGCAGCGAATCCGATTGAAAGGTAAGGGGTACGATGGCCGAGGAAAAGAAGGAGCTCGACGAGGAGATCCAGGCGCTCAAGGCGGATCTTGCGGCCTTGCGGAGTGACGTCTCCGAGCTGGCCAGCACTATGCGCGACATGGGGCGGGACAAGGCCAATGACTGGCGCTCTTCCATGCAGGATGAATGGAGCGAGCGGCGGGACGAGCTCATGCGTGCCCTGGGCGTCGCCCGGGATCGTGGCCGCCAAGCGGAAGAGGACTTCGAGCGCAACGTGAGCGAGCACCCCTGGACCAGCTTGGCCACCGCCTTCGGGGTGGGCTTCCTGATCGCCAAGATCATGGACATGGGAGGCCGGCGCTGAATTACCTGGCCGATTTCATCATTGCCCTGGCCGACCTGGCGGAGGCGGAAGGCCGCGCCTTACGGCGCGGGGCGGTTCGCGTGGTGGGAGGAATCGCCCTGGTGGTGGTGGCCGCCCTGCTCGTCGCCGCAGCGGTGGCGCTCTTCCTCTGGGGGCTCTATCAATATTCGGCGGGAATGCTCAATCCCATTCTGGGCACCCTGGTTACGGGGGTGGCGTCCCTGATCGCGGCGGGAGTGCTGGTATGGATAGCGAGCCGCATGACCCGCTGAGTCTGGCCGAGTCCAAGGAGCGCCTGCGCGGCGGGCACCTCCGTTGGCGGCATGGCCCTCCAGCAGCCGGGCGGGCGGGTCCGCCCTCCCTGGGCGAGGTAAAGGAGCGGGTACGGAGCACCGCCGAGCAGGCCGGACCCACCGCCTGGGTGGGACGTCATCCGCTCGGGGCCCTGCTGGCGGCGCTTACCGGAGGTATGGCCATGGGCAGCTTCCCGCGCGGAATGCGCAAGACCCTCAGGGGAAGCCTGCTGGGCATGCTGCTGCGCCACCTCTGAGCCGTGCCGGTGGTTCCCGCTGGCCGTTTCCCTGAACTGCCCGTTTCCCGCTGAACATTCCCGGCTATCCAGCGCGGGAGGCCCGACCGGATCACGGGGCCTTCCACAAGCTCGATCGTTCTGCAAAGGGAGAGAACCGACCCAATGTGCGGCATCGCGGGTTTTTGGGCCAAGGAAATGCGCGGGGCGCCCCGGGAGGTGGCCGGCGCCATGGGCGACCGCCTGCACTCCCGGGGCCCGGATGACCGGGGAGTCTGGACGGACGAGGAAGCGGGCATCGCCCTCGCGCACCGCCGTCTGGCCGTGATCGACCTCTCCCCCGCCGGCCACCAGCCCATGACCACACCCTGTGGCCGGTACACCCTGGTCTACAACGGAGAGATCTACAACCACCGCGAGCTGCGCGGCGAGCTGGAGAAAGCGGGGGGGCATTTCGCCTGGCGCGGCCACTCGGACACGGAGACCCTGCTCGCCGCACTCCGGCATTGGGGGTTGGAAGGGGCGCTGCGCCGCCTCAACGGTATGTTCGCGTTCGCCCTCTGGGACGCCGCGGAGCGGCGGCTCTTCCTGGCCCGCGACCGGATGGGGGAAAAGCCGCTCTACTTTGGCCGTAGCGGCGGCGCCTTCCTGTTCGGCTCGGAGCTGAAGGCCCTGGCGGCCCACCCGGAATGGCGCGGGGCGGTGGACCGCGAGGCGCTGACCCTCTACCTGCGCCACAACTATATTCCCGAGCCCTGGAGCATCTACCAGGGCATCGGCAAGCTGCTCCCCGCCCACTACGTGGTGATCGGCGACGAGGGGAGGGCGGTTTCCGAGCCCCACTGCTACTGGGACCTCGGGGCCGTGGCGGCGGAGGGGACCGCGCGCGCGGCGGAGGAGCCGGAAACGCTCACCGACGAGCTGGAGGCGCTGCTCGCCGATGCCGTGGGAAGGCGCATGGACGCCGACGTGCCGCTGGGGGCTTTCCTGTCCGGAGGCTATGATTCCACCACCGTCGCCGCCCTCATGCAGGCCCAGAGCGACCGGCCGGTGAAGACCTTTTCCATAGGCTTCCAGGAGGCGGCCTACAACGAGGCCGAGCATGCCCGGGCCGTTGCCGGGCATTTGGGCACCGATCACACCGAGCTCTATGTCACCCCGGAGGAGGCCCGATCGGTCATCCCCGAGCTGCCCACGATCTGGGACGAGCCCTTCGCCGATTCCTCGCAGATCCCCACCTATCTGGTAAGCCGACTGGCCCGCCGCCATGTGACCGTGAGCCTGTCCGGGGACGGCGGTGACGAGCTCTTCTGCGGCTACCATCAATACGCCTTCGGCTGCCGGCTCTGGGAGAAGCTGCGCTGGTTGCCGCTGGCGCTGCGCCAACGCCTGGCCTCCCTCCTGCAGCGGATCCCGGCGGACAATCTGGATAGCCTCTCCCGGAGGCTGCCCAGGGACATGCGGACACGGTTCAGCGGGGACCGCCTGCTCAAGCTGGCCGAGGTGCTCTCCCCCGAAACCGGGGAGGCATTCTACCGGGCCCTGGTTTCCCACTGGAAAGAGCCCGCCGCGGTGGTCCGGGGCGCCGGGGAGCCGGATACCCTGTTCACGGACACCGGGCGCTGGCCCCGGCTGCCGGGGCTGCGCGAGCGCATGATGTATCTGGACGCCCTTACCTACCTACCGGGGGACATCCTGGCCAAGACGGACCGGGCAACCATGGCCGTCAGCCTGGAGGCCCGCGTGCCCATGCTGGACCATCGGCTGGTGGAGCTCGCCTGGCGGGTGCCCACCAGCCTCAAGTTCCGGAACGGCAAGGGCAAGTGGCTCCTCCGCCAGGTGCTCTACCGCTACGTGCCGGAAAGCCTCATGGACCGGCCCAAGATGGGCTTCGAGGTTCCCGTGGAGCATTGGCTCCGGGGCCCCCTGCGGGAATGGGCCGAGGACCTCCTCGACGAGCGGCGGCTGCGCGAGGAGGGGTTCTTCCATCCCGCCCCCGTCCGTCGGATGTGGCAGGAGCACCTCTCCGGAGCCCGACGGTGGAATTACCACCTGTGGGATGTCCTCATGTTCCAGGCTTGGCTTCGGGAACGGCCCGCTACCGGAAGCCCCTCCGACCGCCCCGAACCGGAGGCCCGCCCCGCCGTGGGCGGATGATCCGGACCGGGAACCGCCGAATCGTTGCGGGAGTGCGGATGCACGTACTGTCCGGATTCCCCGGACAAAAAAGTTCCTCTCCTGCCTAAAGTTTGCGTGCCCGGCAACGACAAGCCCAATTAGATACGGTGGGATTCTTTCCAGCTCGTCGCCCATGTCCTGGGAGCGGATATATGGCCTGGATTCTCCGGGAGCCCGAATCCGGTACGGCCCCCGAGCCCGGCTTAACGGCCGCGGAAGCCTCACCCGAGCATTTCGGGTCCAGCCCTTGCTAGCTTGCCGTCTGTCCCGGACTGTCTTGCGCATTTGTTCCAGCCGGAGGTGCCCGTGAGCTGCGCGCCAATCAATGCCCCTCTAGGGCCTGTCCCGGACCCCGTCGTAGCCGCAGATTCCAGCCTCCAAATCATCGGCTTCAATACCGGCGCCGAGGCCGTATTCGGCTGCCCGGCCCGGGAGGTGCTCGGCCGGGATCTGGTGTCGCTGTTCCCCGAGCGGTTTGTAAGCGTGCTGTATGACGGCCTGGGGGAGCTTCGCGAGGAAGCCCCCGAGACTGGCCGGGTCAGCCGCAGGCTCAATCTGTTCGGAGTCCGTCAGGACGGGGAGGAGGTGGCCCTGGATGCCACCCTCTGCATGCTGCAGAGCGGCCGGGCGGAAAGCAGCGTCGTGCTCGTCCTGCGCAGCCATTCCATGGCCGCCGAGCAGGGTCCGCAACCGGATCAGGGAAAAACGGACGGCCTGACGGCCCTGCCGAACCGGATTCTGTTTCCCGAGCTCGTGGATCAGAGCCTCAAGCGCCTCGAGCACCACGGCCGCAACGCCGCGGTCATCCTCATCGATCTCAATCGTTTCCGTCTTATCAACAGCTCCCTGGGACAGGCGGGCGGGGACAGGCTGCTGACCCAGGTGGGACGGCGTCTACAATCCCACCTGCGCCCGGGGGATACCGTGGGCCGCCAGGGGGGTGACCAGTTCGCGGTATTCCTCAACGATCTCGGCGAGGTGGAGCACATTCCCCCCCTGGTGGCCCGGTTGATGGATTCCTTTTCCGATCCCTTCCAGGTCCAGGGCTATGAGCTGTTCGTCACCGCTTCGGCGGGAGTGAGCGTCTTTCCCGACGACGGAACAACCTCTGAGGACCTGCTCCAGCGGGCGGACATGGCCCGAACCCGGGCGGAGGATACCGTTCAGAACAATTGGGCCTTCTTCGCCCCGGACCTGGACACCAAGGCATGGGAGCGCCTGGAGCTGGAGGCCAGGCTCAGCCGCGCCCTGGAGCGCCAGGAGTTCCATCTCGTCTATCAGCCCATCGTCGATCTCGCCTCTCACCGCATGATCGGCGTGGAGGCCCTGCTCCGCTGGGCCCATCCGGAGCTGGGTCCGGTGAGTCCTGGGGTCTTCATCCCCCTGCTGGAGGAAACGGGAATGATCGTCGCGGTGGGGCAGTGGGTTCTCCAGGAGGCCTGCCAACAGCTGCGCGCTTGGCAGGACGCCGGCGTGGGGCCGTTGGATCTCAGCATCAATCTGTCCCCTCGGCAGTTCGCCGACCGCCAGCTGGAGAGCATCCTCGAGGGGGCCCTGCGAGAGAGCGGCGTGGGGCCCGGGCAGATCCGGCTGGAGATCACGGAGAGCCTGTTCCTGCGCGACCTGCCCGAGGCCTCCGAGATCCTGAGCCGGTTGAACGACCGGGGCTTCCGGCTGGCGCTGGATGATTTCGGTACCGGGTTCAGCGCCCTCAATTACCTGCGCCGTCTCCCCTTTCACAGCCTGAAGAT
Protein-coding sequences here:
- the polX gene encoding DNA polymerase/3'-5' exonuclease PolX — encoded protein: MPVHNHEIAERFTRLANLLEIEGENPYRVRAYRNAARTIGGLSANIADLVSEEQDLTRYPGIGKDLAAKIRTLVRSGELPDLTETEERVPTELSDLMVIEGLGPKGVRALYKKLNVDSLEDLEEAARAGRIHEVERFGEKTEKAILEEIEKIRSGGKKRTRLADAEEVARPLVAYLAEAEGVEAIEVAGSFRRRKETVGDLDILASCGDSGPVMERFVTHEDVTEVVSRGSTRSTVRLSSGMDVDLRAIHGRSYGAALHYFTGSQAHNIAVRQRGLERGYKVNEYGIFAHDRDEEPVAGATEEEVYGRVDLPWIPPELREDRGEIQAAEKGALPRLVTRKALRGDLHAHTNATDGADSLRDMARAAAEAGHEYLAITDHSKRVSMAHGLDADRLRRQGEEIDRLNEELNGITLLKGSEVDILEDGRLDLPDDVLAGLDVTVCSIHYRFNLPRDKQTDRIIRAMDNPHFRILGHPSGRAINEREPFELDMERLVEAAAERHCALEVNAQPARLDLRDMDCMLARERGAKLVLSTDAHNTYNLGLLGYAVDQARRGWAEAGDVINTRGLEDLRALLRRG
- a CDS encoding Fpg/Nei family DNA glycosylase, giving the protein MPELPDVEVFKRRFDETALHQTVGGLEVRDSGVLAYHGPGDLERRLQGRSFESSHRHGKRLFAGMSGGEWLELHFGMTGSLAYVADPDDAPPYTKVLLRLENGRYLGFVDSRKLGHLALIADLDARLKEQGLGPDAYGLDPDAFLELAKKQRGQAKCWLMDQGKMAGIGNVYSDEILFQAGIHPKQPVKALSDSALLNLHGSLRRVVDDAVDAAMHTKGIPADFLVPHREPGGECPRCGAALDTVKACGRTAYFCPKCQPGTFGGG
- a CDS encoding DUF883 family protein, coding for MAEEKKELDEEIQALKADLAALRSDVSELASTMRDMGRDKANDWRSSMQDEWSERRDELMRALGVARDRGRQAEEDFERNVSEHPWTSLATAFGVGFLIAKIMDMGGRR
- the asnB gene encoding asparagine synthase (glutamine-hydrolyzing): MCGIAGFWAKEMRGAPREVAGAMGDRLHSRGPDDRGVWTDEEAGIALAHRRLAVIDLSPAGHQPMTTPCGRYTLVYNGEIYNHRELRGELEKAGGHFAWRGHSDTETLLAALRHWGLEGALRRLNGMFAFALWDAAERRLFLARDRMGEKPLYFGRSGGAFLFGSELKALAAHPEWRGAVDREALTLYLRHNYIPEPWSIYQGIGKLLPAHYVVIGDEGRAVSEPHCYWDLGAVAAEGTARAAEEPETLTDELEALLADAVGRRMDADVPLGAFLSGGYDSTTVAALMQAQSDRPVKTFSIGFQEAAYNEAEHARAVAGHLGTDHTELYVTPEEARSVIPELPTIWDEPFADSSQIPTYLVSRLARRHVTVSLSGDGGDELFCGYHQYAFGCRLWEKLRWLPLALRQRLASLLQRIPADNLDSLSRRLPRDMRTRFSGDRLLKLAEVLSPETGEAFYRALVSHWKEPAAVVRGAGEPDTLFTDTGRWPRLPGLRERMMYLDALTYLPGDILAKTDRATMAVSLEARVPMLDHRLVELAWRVPTSLKFRNGKGKWLLRQVLYRYVPESLMDRPKMGFEVPVEHWLRGPLREWAEDLLDERRLREEGFFHPAPVRRMWQEHLSGARRWNYHLWDVLMFQAWLRERPATGSPSDRPEPEARPAVGG
- a CDS encoding EAL domain-containing protein; translated protein: MSCAPINAPLGPVPDPVVAADSSLQIIGFNTGAEAVFGCPAREVLGRDLVSLFPERFVSVLYDGLGELREEAPETGRVSRRLNLFGVRQDGEEVALDATLCMLQSGRAESSVVLVLRSHSMAAEQGPQPDQGKTDGLTALPNRILFPELVDQSLKRLEHHGRNAAVILIDLNRFRLINSSLGQAGGDRLLTQVGRRLQSHLRPGDTVGRQGGDQFAVFLNDLGEVEHIPPLVARLMDSFSDPFQVQGYELFVTASAGVSVFPDDGTTSEDLLQRADMARTRAEDTVQNNWAFFAPDLDTKAWERLELEARLSRALERQEFHLVYQPIVDLASHRMIGVEALLRWAHPELGPVSPGVFIPLLEETGMIVAVGQWVLQEACQQLRAWQDAGVGPLDLSINLSPRQFADRQLESILEGALRESGVGPGQIRLEITESLFLRDLPEASEILSRLNDRGFRLALDDFGTGFSALNYLRRLPFHSLKIDRSFLADIPRVVEDTALVRGIIHLADTLRIRTVAEGVERSEQAEFLRWLGCPEAQGFGFSPPVSAEDISRLAWQGGFLSLAPE